In one Drosophila pseudoobscura strain MV-25-SWS-2005 chromosome X, UCI_Dpse_MV25, whole genome shotgun sequence genomic region, the following are encoded:
- the Nna1 gene encoding uncharacterized protein Nna1 isoform X13, with protein MDFGGGGGRVQFLQAQLFPVCTLTASSGGFLGSFLSKGLKTNQLVVNTDEKTLRPVARLKEPRDLFALPKDKDNDCSQQAPRWPVECQVIEERITHIPYVPAQPEPLNIPTGNELKPRPVGEENGIVVFSYSPISAVNYFSRSAVGGAKFVTNCHPMNPEEYDGLEFESRFESGNLAKAVQITPTYYELYLRPDLYTSRSKQWFYFRVRRTRRKMLYRFSIVNLVKSDSLYNDGMQPVMYSTLGAKQKNEGWRRCGDNICYYRNDDERSTSNNANEEDEDNSTYTLTFTIEFEHDEDTVYFAHSYPYTYSDLQDYLMEIQRHPVKSKFCKLRLLCRTLAGNNVYYLTVTAPSSNEENMRRKKSIVVSARVHPSETPASWMMKGLMDFITGDTTVAKRLRHKFIFKLVPMLNPDGVIVGNTRNSLTGKDLNRQYRTVIRETYPSIWYTKAMIRRLIEECGVAMYCDMHAHSRKHNIFIYGCENKRNPEKKLTEQVFPLMLHKNSADRFSFESCKFKIQRSKEGTGRIVVWMLGITNSYTIEASFGGSSLGSRKGTHFNTQDYEHMGRAFCETLLDYCDENPNKVKRHAKLYRQIKKIRKREKREQKALKLQKMADQILNLLKQQDRLRSKIIERLMREGSSADEPLNIPLSDYSSDEGNCSSSSDNEGKHSITASDLEGPCCAPIRAPPSSPEVVHEIRKFRVRRMRKVMHELDRIYFTPLFQRKFKALTTLKRRRHKMGVTKTPAPPVGKRLKGGGAAPAAGSEASALLADQFMRKQLKKSPKKHKEKESSDSTGSSSQSQDSEAATPTETQKKPAVGRTTCGAATSQSGAGSTGGSSKQKSKKKKFMPTEKKKPPSNPKLHVDRNFRLWLANRKIFIYRRKKCLQTRRTRVRNKAVKKRGEVVRTTLDLPTTDPGSDLHFSTDDEEHSPTSGPSGYGAVAPLRHTLLQSDLQRRYIEEIGDTVVQKPKPAHMPPELIVTTPSKSNTPGGGKKLDIYKLTPRTAPELDGGANLGMGMYKQQGSSSGVTSSARRTYSWHNLDQEAALSGNSNSISKHAANFYINEAKAAMKIKPPPRRNVPSNFIPQRHATNTSSADDLQLKLSLKKKIWTGVHGEPDGRPLSWVRGHMNQSQAQAQAQAQAQSQAQMSTMTNVANAIRSAGGGGGGASGSRPMFVASGREAGGGITAAAAAGAAAPALLGATRKHRSKLEQVDLFNACSQKLIMWQQQEEHKKTQPQRLIRVEDQQQREAMRSFKPMQLGKKQSLGVKTASGFGPDASSGGLKVKRKSSSMMKIAETTQLVTRFARTRGSSGGAALQQQHQHQHQHQLQQHHPPQGQRMMFKNPSVASSGSGRHYSAGMINPQHARRTSKFKTGGLVVTAVQQPSMAPGSSSSSRRMRNAAGLPGKASTGHNAGLGAATGSISSGGGGGGLLQYQRNSSTTIQISKSSTTAINLDTVNLVRKVKTKLKKRKNRTLSNGAAK; from the exons ATGGActttggcggcggcggtgggcGCGTGCAGTTTCTCCAGGCTCAACTCTTTCCCGTCTGCACGCTGACCGCATCCAGTGGAG GCTTCCTTGGCAGTTTCTTATCAAAGGGCCTGAAGACCAATCAATTGGTTGTGAATACGGATGAGAAGACCCTGCGACCCGTTGCACGACTGAAGGAACCGCGAGATCTTTTCGCCCTGCCGAAGGACAAGGACAATGACTGCTCACAGCAGGCCCCCAGATGGCCCGTGGAGTGTCAG GTCATCGAGGAGCGCATCACACACATTCCCTATGTGCCGGCCCAGCCCGAGCCACTCAATATACCGACGGGCAACGAGCTGAAGCCACGGCCCGTTGGCGAGGAGAATGGCATTGTTGTGTTCAGCTACAGTCCCATCAGTGCCGTCAATTAT TTCAGCCGTTCGGCGGTGGGCGGTGCCAAATTCGTCACGAACTGCCATCCGATGAATCCCGAGGAGTACGACGGCCTCGAGTTTGAGTCCCGCTTCGAGAGCGGCAACCTGGCCAAAGCGGTACAGATCACGCCCACCTATTACGAGCTGTACCTGCGTCCCGATCTCTACACGAGCCGCTCCAAGCAGTGGTTCTACTTCCGTGTCCGACGCACGCGCCGCAAGATGCTCTATCGCTTCTCGATTGTGAATCTCGTGAAGTCCGACAGCCTCTACAACGATGGCATGCAGCCGGTCATGTACTCCACCCTGGGGGCCAAGCAGAAGAACGAGGGCTGGCGGCGCTGTGGCGACAATATCTGCTACTATCGGAATGATGACGA AAGAAGTACCAGCAATAATGCCaacgaggaggacgaggacaacTCCACATACACGCTCACATTCACCATTGAGTTTGAGCACGATGAGGATACGGTTTACTTCGCCCACAGCTATCCGTACACGTACAGCGATCTGCAGGACTATCTCATGGAGATCCAGCGTCATCCGGTCAAGTCAAAGTTTTGCAAACTGCGTCTGCTCTGCCGTACTTTGGCCGGGAATAATGTCTACTATCTGACGGTGACGGCGCCGTCCAGTAACGAAGAGAATATGCGG CGCAAAAAATCGATTGTGGTTTCGGCACGTGTCCATCCAAGCGAAACGCCCGCCTCATGGATGATGAAGGGACTGATGGACTTTATCACTGGCGATACGACAGTGGCCAAGCGGCTGCGCCACAAGTTTATCTTCAAGCTAGTGCCAATGCTGAATCCCGATGGTGTGATCGTGGGCAATACGCGCAATTCGTTGACCGGCAAGGATTTGAACCGTCAATATCGCACGGTTATCCGTGAGACATATCCATCCATTTGGTATACAAAAGCCATGATTAGAAG ACTGATTGAGGAATGCGGCGTGGCCATGTACTGTGATATGCACGCGCACTCACGCAAGCacaacatatttatttatggctgTGAGAACAAGCGGAATCCGGAGAAGAAGCTCACCGAGCAGGTATTCCCCCTAATGCTGCACAAGAACAGTGCGGACCGG TTCTCCTTCGAGAGCTGCAAGTTCAAAATACAACGCAGCAAAGAGGGCACTGGTCGTATTGTGGTCTGGATGCTGGGCATCACCAATAGCTATACGATTGAGGCATCCTTTGGTGGCTCCTCGCTGGGCTCACGCAAGGGAACGCACTTCAATACGCAG GATTACGAACACATGGGACGTGCATTTTGTGAGACACTGTTGGACTATTGCGATGAGAATCCAAACAAAGTAAAGCGCCATGCAAAGTTATATAGGCAAATCAAAAAGATAAGAAAACGCGAGAAACGCGAACAGAAAGCATTGAAATTACAGAAAATGGCCGATCAG ATTTTAAATTTACTCAAACAACAGGACAGGTTGCGATCCAAAATCATCGAAAGACTGATGAGAGAAGGCTCTAGTGCAGACGAGCCATTGAATATACCATTATCGGATTACTCAAG CGACGAGGGcaactgcagctccagctcggaCAACGAGGGCAAGCACTCAATCACGGCTTCCGACCTCGAGGGACCCTGCTGTGCCCCCATAAGAGCTCCGCCCAGTTCGCCCGAGGTCGTGCATGAGATACGAAAG TTCCGCGTGCGTCGCATGAGGAAGGTGATGCACGAACTGGATCGCATTTACTTCACGCCGCTGTTCCAGCGCAAGTTTAAGGCCCTCACCACACTGAAGCGACGCCGCCACAAAATGGGTGTCACCAAGACGCCAGCGCCGCCCGTTGGCAAGCGCCTCAAAGGTGGTGGGGCTGCTCCCGCCGCCGGCTCAGAGGCCAGCGCTTTGCTGGCAGATCAGTTTATGCGCAAGCAGTTGAAGAAATCCCCAAAGAAACACAAAGAAAAGGAAAGCTCCGACAGCACTGGATCGAGCTCCCAATCGCAGGATAGTGAGGCAGCCACTCccacagagacacaaaagaagcCAGCAGTGGGAAGGACAACCTGCGGTGCTGCCACGAGCCAGTCTGGGGCTGGTAGCACGGGGGGTTCGTCTAAACAGAAgtccaagaagaagaagtttATGCCCACGGAGAAGAAGAAGCCGCCATCGAATCCCAAGCTGCATGTGGATCGCAATTTTCGGTTGTGGCTGGCCAATCGCAAGATCTTCATATATCGCCGCAAGAAG TGCTTACAGACGCGTCGCACTCGTGTGCGCAACAAGGCGGTCAAGAAGCGCGGCGAGGTGGTGCGCACCACGCTGGATCTACCCACCACCGATCCTGGCTCCGATCTGCACTTCTCCACCGACGATGAGGAGCACTCGCCCACAAGCGGGCCGAGTGGTTACGGGGCGGTGGCCCCTCTGCGGCACACCCTGCTCCAGAGCGATCTGCAGAGGCGCTACATCGAGGAGATCGGCGACACGGTGGTGCAGAAGCCAAAGCCCGCCCACATGCCACCGGAGCTGATTGTGACCACGCCCTCGAAGAGCAATACCCCTGGTGGTGGCAAGAAGCTCGACATCTACAAGCTAACGCCACGCACAGCTCCCGAACTGGATGGCGGAGCGAATCTGGGCATGGGAATGTACAAGcagcagggcagcagcagtggagtaACGTCGTCGGCCAGGCGTACCTACTCGTGGCACAATCTCGACCAGGAGGCGGCCCTTtccggcaacagcaacagcatcagcaaaCATGCAGCCAATTTCTATATAAACGAGGCCAAGGCAGCGATGAAGATCAAGCCACCGCCACGAAG GAATGTTCCCAGCAACTTTATACCCCAGCGACATGCCACAAACACGTCCTCAGCGGATGATCTGCAGCTCAAGCTATCGCTGAAGAAAAAAATTTGGACAGGAGTCCATGGGGAGCCCGATGGACGACCGCTCTCCTGGGTTAGGGGTCACATGAACCAGAgtcaggcccaggcccaggcccaggctcaGGCCCAGTCACAGGCTCAGATGAGCACCATGACCAATGTAGCCAATGCCATACGCAGCGCTggtgggggaggaggaggagcatcaGGAAGCCGCCCCATGTTCGTTGCCAGTGGCAGAGAGGCGGGTGGAGGcattacagcagcagcagcagcaggagcagcagcgcccGCCCTTTTGGGTGCCACACGCAAGCACAGGTCGAAACTCGAGCAAGTGGATTTGTTCAA CGCCTGCTCCCAGAAACTTATCatgtggcagcaacaggaggAGCACAAGAAAACGCAGCCGCAGCGTCTCATACGCGTAGAGGATCAACAGCAGCGTGAGGCGATGCGCTCGTTCAAGCCCATGCAGTTGGGCAAGAAACAATCGTTGGGTGTCAAGACCGCGTCCGGCTTTGGCCCCGATGCCAGCAGTGGTGGTCTGAAGGTCAAACGCAAGTCGAGCAGCATGATGAAGATTGCCGAGACCACGCAGCTGGTCACGCGCTTTGCCCGCACCCGCGGCAGTTCCGGCGGCGCGGcattgcagcagcaacaccagcaccagcatcagcaccagttgcagcagcaccacccgCCTCAGGGCCAGCGGATGATGTTCAAGAATCCATCGGTGGCCAGTTCGGGCAGCGGACGCCATTACTCCGCTGGAATGATCAATCCCCAGCATGCACGACGTACCAGCAAGTTCAAGACGGGCGGACTAGTGGTCACTGCCGTCCAGCAGCCAAGCATGGCGCccggcagcagtagcagctcTCGCCGGATGCGCAATGCAGCCGGACTGCCGGGCAAGGCTAGCACGGGGCACAATGCAGGACTCGGAGCAGCAACTGGAAGCAttagcagcggcggcggcggcggtggtttGCTGCAGTATCAGCgaaacagcagcaccaccataCAGATCAGCAAATCGTCCACGACGGCCATCAACCTGGACACGGTCAATCTGGTGCGCAAGGTGAAGACCAAGCTGAAGAAGCGCAAGAACCGCACTTTGTCCAACGGAGCTGCCAAGTAG
- the Nna1 gene encoding cytosolic carboxypeptidase Nna1 isoform X10, whose amino-acid sequence MDFGGGGGRVQFLQAQLFPVCTLTASSGGFLGSFLSKGLKTNQLVVNTDEKTLRPVARLKEPRDLFALPKDKDNDCSQQAPRWPVECQVIEERITHIPYVPAQPEPLNIPTGNELKPRPVGEENGIVVFSYSPISAVNYAKPRAKKDDESSDESDYSSDSRIDSTPPSRSTPVRQPAGSRGGKLNSVSKMINSLDNRSTSASLDDDNDFEDDYDYDTSGAGGGSGEAREKAIIKDLIEEKKRRYMNAATPTTEERQQQNTAVASAGHNSRTASRSDSKPKSRSADKSTNGDIDDIWKNNTSEYKPASPRYILSQFGKNVTKAVIDRLVDHGDDKHHTSASGTQKVSTSNKYAISPIILPKKNIARLEIAFERSVRPVSPGPELNSTLVGNHVPLSSTDVSINRSSDSSDSDTESDTESPDSGGETSCHSCRLAGGADDMPAPSGGSGNVSETETLVGDARKTKTKLASGGQQKGKPPRKRSFMLSGSNIPYSQAATLAAAGTASRGARHGETEPNSMDRLKGGTGVLTSTSTIPGSSTGTTTSSLNAYRLSQDSSLLKQQSFQSQESSTNQETNTSSQSLLSSSNPLPQEQFSRSAVGGAKFVTNCHPMNPEEYDGLEFESRFESGNLAKAVQITPTYYELYLRPDLYTSRSKQWFYFRVRRTRRKMLYRFSIVNLVKSDSLYNDGMQPVMYSTLGAKQKNEGWRRCGDNICYYRNDDERSTSNNANEEDEDNSTYTLTFTIEFEHDEDTVYFAHSYPYTYSDLQDYLMEIQRHPVKSKFCKLRLLCRTLAGNNVYYLTVTAPSSNEENMRRKKSIVVSARVHPSETPASWMMKGLMDFITGDTTVAKRLRHKFIFKLVPMLNPDGVIVGNTRNSLTGKDLNRQYRTVIRETYPSIWYTKAMIRRLIEECGVAMYCDMHAHSRKHNIFIYGCENKRNPEKKLTEQVFPLMLHKNSADRFSFESCKFKIQRSKEGTGRIVVWMLGITNSYTIEASFGGSSLGSRKGTHFNTQDYEHMGRAFCETLLDYCDENPNKVKRHAKLYRQIKKIRKREKREQKALKLQKMADQILNLLKQQDRLRSKIIERLMREGSSADEPLNIPLSDYSSDEGNCSSSSDNEGKHSITASDLEGPCCAPIRAPPSSPEVVHEIRKTRRTRVRNKAVKKRGEVVRTTLDLPTTDPGSDLHFSTDDEEHSPTSGPSGYGAVAPLRHTLLQSDLQRRYIEEIGDTVVQKPKPAHMPPELIVTTPSKSNTPGGGKKLDIYKLTPRTAPELDGGANLGMGMYKQQGSSSGVTSSARRTYSWHNLDQEAALSGNSNSISKHAANFYINEAKAAMKIKPPPRRNVPSNFIPQRHATNTSSADDLQLKLSLKKKIWTGVHGEPDGRPLSWVRGHMNQSQAQAQAQAQAQSQAQMSTMTNVANAIRSAGGGGGGASGSRPMFVASGREAGGGITAAAAAGAAAPALLGATRKHRSKLEQVDLFNACSQKLIMWQQQEEHKKTQPQRLIRVEDQQQREAMRSFKPMQLGKKQSLGVKTASGFGPDASSGGLKVKRKSSSMMKIAETTQLVTRFARTRGSSGGAALQQQHQHQHQHQLQQHHPPQGQRMMFKNPSVASSGSGRHYSAGMINPQHARRTSKFKTGGLVVTAVQQPSMAPGSSSSSRRMRNAAGLPGKASTGHNAGLGAATGSISSGGGGGGLLQYQRNSSTTIQISKSSTTAINLDTVNLVRKVKTKLKKRKNRTLSNGAAK is encoded by the exons ATGGActttggcggcggcggtgggcGCGTGCAGTTTCTCCAGGCTCAACTCTTTCCCGTCTGCACGCTGACCGCATCCAGTGGAG GCTTCCTTGGCAGTTTCTTATCAAAGGGCCTGAAGACCAATCAATTGGTTGTGAATACGGATGAGAAGACCCTGCGACCCGTTGCACGACTGAAGGAACCGCGAGATCTTTTCGCCCTGCCGAAGGACAAGGACAATGACTGCTCACAGCAGGCCCCCAGATGGCCCGTGGAGTGTCAG GTCATCGAGGAGCGCATCACACACATTCCCTATGTGCCGGCCCAGCCCGAGCCACTCAATATACCGACGGGCAACGAGCTGAAGCCACGGCCCGTTGGCGAGGAGAATGGCATTGTTGTGTTCAGCTACAGTCCCATCAGTGCCGTCAATTAT gCAAAGCCCAGGGCCAAGAAGGACGATGAGTCCAGCGATGAATCGGATTACTCGTCGGACTCCAGGATCGATTCAACGCCGCCCAGTCGCTCGACGCCTGTGCGACAGCCGGCTGGGAGTCGCGGGGGCAAGCTGAACAGCGTCTCCAAGATGATCAACAGCCTGGACAATCGCTCGACCAGCGCCTCCTTGGACGATGACAATGATTTTGAAGACGATTACGACTATGACACGAGCGGAgccggcggcggcagtggcgaGGCCCGGGAAAAGGCCATCATCAAGGATCTCATCGAGGAGAAGAAGCGCCGCTACATGAATGCTGCTACTCCCACCACAGAGGAGAGACAGCAGCAAAACACTGCCGTGGCAAGTGCTGGCCACAACAGCCGGACGGCCAGCAGATCGGACAGCAAACCCAAGAGCAGGTCGGCCGACAAGAGCACCAACGGTGACATTGATGACATCTGGAAGAACAACACCAGCGAATACAAGCCCGCGTCGCCGCGCTACATCCTCAGCCAATTCGGGAAGAATGTGACCAAGGCCGTGATCGATCGTCTGGTAGATCATGGCGATGACAAACACCACACATCGGCCAGCGGCACTCAAAAGGTATCGACGTCGAACAAGTATGCCATATCCCCGATCATATTGCCCAAAAAGAATATTGCTCGCCTGGAGATCGCCTTTGAGCGCAGTGTCCGGCCCGTTTCCCCGGGCCCAGAACTGAATAGCACTTTGGTGGGTAATCACGTGCCGCTCAGCAGCACTGATGTTAGCATCAATCGAAGTTCCGATAGTTCCGATTCCGATACGGAATCCGATACGGAATCACCCGACAGCGGCGGGGAAACATCATGCCATTCATGCCGCcttgctggtggtgctgatgATATGCcagcgccttctggtggctctGGAAATGTATCCGAAACGGAAACCCTGGTGGGGGATGCAAGAAAGACCAAAACCAAGCTAGCGT CTGGGGGGCAGCAGAAGGGCAAGCCCCCACGGAAGAGGTCCTTCATGCTAAGTGGCAGCAATATACCATATTCGCAGGCGGCTACCCTTGCAGCGGCAGGGACTGCTTCAAGGGGGGCACGCCATGGTGAAACAGAGCCAAACTCCATGGATAGACTCAAGGGTGGGACGGGGGTTCTGACTAGCACTAGCACCATTCCTGGCAGTAGCACAGGCACTACCACGAGTAGCCTTAATGCTTACAGGCTGAGCCAAGATTCATCCCTGCTGAAGCAGCAATCGTTCCAGAGTCAAGAATCATCGACTAATCAGGAGACGAACACCTCGTCTCAATCGTTGTTATCCTCTTCTAATCCTCTACCACAAGAACAGTTCAGCCGTTCGGCGGTGGGCGGTGCCAAATTCGTCACGAACTGCCATCCGATGAATCCCGAGGAGTACGACGGCCTCGAGTTTGAGTCCCGCTTCGAGAGCGGCAACCTGGCCAAAGCGGTACAGATCACGCCCACCTATTACGAGCTGTACCTGCGTCCCGATCTCTACACGAGCCGCTCCAAGCAGTGGTTCTACTTCCGTGTCCGACGCACGCGCCGCAAGATGCTCTATCGCTTCTCGATTGTGAATCTCGTGAAGTCCGACAGCCTCTACAACGATGGCATGCAGCCGGTCATGTACTCCACCCTGGGGGCCAAGCAGAAGAACGAGGGCTGGCGGCGCTGTGGCGACAATATCTGCTACTATCGGAATGATGACGA AAGAAGTACCAGCAATAATGCCaacgaggaggacgaggacaacTCCACATACACGCTCACATTCACCATTGAGTTTGAGCACGATGAGGATACGGTTTACTTCGCCCACAGCTATCCGTACACGTACAGCGATCTGCAGGACTATCTCATGGAGATCCAGCGTCATCCGGTCAAGTCAAAGTTTTGCAAACTGCGTCTGCTCTGCCGTACTTTGGCCGGGAATAATGTCTACTATCTGACGGTGACGGCGCCGTCCAGTAACGAAGAGAATATGCGG CGCAAAAAATCGATTGTGGTTTCGGCACGTGTCCATCCAAGCGAAACGCCCGCCTCATGGATGATGAAGGGACTGATGGACTTTATCACTGGCGATACGACAGTGGCCAAGCGGCTGCGCCACAAGTTTATCTTCAAGCTAGTGCCAATGCTGAATCCCGATGGTGTGATCGTGGGCAATACGCGCAATTCGTTGACCGGCAAGGATTTGAACCGTCAATATCGCACGGTTATCCGTGAGACATATCCATCCATTTGGTATACAAAAGCCATGATTAGAAG ACTGATTGAGGAATGCGGCGTGGCCATGTACTGTGATATGCACGCGCACTCACGCAAGCacaacatatttatttatggctgTGAGAACAAGCGGAATCCGGAGAAGAAGCTCACCGAGCAGGTATTCCCCCTAATGCTGCACAAGAACAGTGCGGACCGG TTCTCCTTCGAGAGCTGCAAGTTCAAAATACAACGCAGCAAAGAGGGCACTGGTCGTATTGTGGTCTGGATGCTGGGCATCACCAATAGCTATACGATTGAGGCATCCTTTGGTGGCTCCTCGCTGGGCTCACGCAAGGGAACGCACTTCAATACGCAG GATTACGAACACATGGGACGTGCATTTTGTGAGACACTGTTGGACTATTGCGATGAGAATCCAAACAAAGTAAAGCGCCATGCAAAGTTATATAGGCAAATCAAAAAGATAAGAAAACGCGAGAAACGCGAACAGAAAGCATTGAAATTACAGAAAATGGCCGATCAG ATTTTAAATTTACTCAAACAACAGGACAGGTTGCGATCCAAAATCATCGAAAGACTGATGAGAGAAGGCTCTAGTGCAGACGAGCCATTGAATATACCATTATCGGATTACTCAAG CGACGAGGGcaactgcagctccagctcggaCAACGAGGGCAAGCACTCAATCACGGCTTCCGACCTCGAGGGACCCTGCTGTGCCCCCATAAGAGCTCCGCCCAGTTCGCCCGAGGTCGTGCATGAGATACGAAAG ACGCGTCGCACTCGTGTGCGCAACAAGGCGGTCAAGAAGCGCGGCGAGGTGGTGCGCACCACGCTGGATCTACCCACCACCGATCCTGGCTCCGATCTGCACTTCTCCACCGACGATGAGGAGCACTCGCCCACAAGCGGGCCGAGTGGTTACGGGGCGGTGGCCCCTCTGCGGCACACCCTGCTCCAGAGCGATCTGCAGAGGCGCTACATCGAGGAGATCGGCGACACGGTGGTGCAGAAGCCAAAGCCCGCCCACATGCCACCGGAGCTGATTGTGACCACGCCCTCGAAGAGCAATACCCCTGGTGGTGGCAAGAAGCTCGACATCTACAAGCTAACGCCACGCACAGCTCCCGAACTGGATGGCGGAGCGAATCTGGGCATGGGAATGTACAAGcagcagggcagcagcagtggagtaACGTCGTCGGCCAGGCGTACCTACTCGTGGCACAATCTCGACCAGGAGGCGGCCCTTtccggcaacagcaacagcatcagcaaaCATGCAGCCAATTTCTATATAAACGAGGCCAAGGCAGCGATGAAGATCAAGCCACCGCCACGAAG GAATGTTCCCAGCAACTTTATACCCCAGCGACATGCCACAAACACGTCCTCAGCGGATGATCTGCAGCTCAAGCTATCGCTGAAGAAAAAAATTTGGACAGGAGTCCATGGGGAGCCCGATGGACGACCGCTCTCCTGGGTTAGGGGTCACATGAACCAGAgtcaggcccaggcccaggcccaggctcaGGCCCAGTCACAGGCTCAGATGAGCACCATGACCAATGTAGCCAATGCCATACGCAGCGCTggtgggggaggaggaggagcatcaGGAAGCCGCCCCATGTTCGTTGCCAGTGGCAGAGAGGCGGGTGGAGGcattacagcagcagcagcagcaggagcagcagcgcccGCCCTTTTGGGTGCCACACGCAAGCACAGGTCGAAACTCGAGCAAGTGGATTTGTTCAA CGCCTGCTCCCAGAAACTTATCatgtggcagcaacaggaggAGCACAAGAAAACGCAGCCGCAGCGTCTCATACGCGTAGAGGATCAACAGCAGCGTGAGGCGATGCGCTCGTTCAAGCCCATGCAGTTGGGCAAGAAACAATCGTTGGGTGTCAAGACCGCGTCCGGCTTTGGCCCCGATGCCAGCAGTGGTGGTCTGAAGGTCAAACGCAAGTCGAGCAGCATGATGAAGATTGCCGAGACCACGCAGCTGGTCACGCGCTTTGCCCGCACCCGCGGCAGTTCCGGCGGCGCGGcattgcagcagcaacaccagcaccagcatcagcaccagttgcagcagcaccacccgCCTCAGGGCCAGCGGATGATGTTCAAGAATCCATCGGTGGCCAGTTCGGGCAGCGGACGCCATTACTCCGCTGGAATGATCAATCCCCAGCATGCACGACGTACCAGCAAGTTCAAGACGGGCGGACTAGTGGTCACTGCCGTCCAGCAGCCAAGCATGGCGCccggcagcagtagcagctcTCGCCGGATGCGCAATGCAGCCGGACTGCCGGGCAAGGCTAGCACGGGGCACAATGCAGGACTCGGAGCAGCAACTGGAAGCAttagcagcggcggcggcggcggtggtttGCTGCAGTATCAGCgaaacagcagcaccaccataCAGATCAGCAAATCGTCCACGACGGCCATCAACCTGGACACGGTCAATCTGGTGCGCAAGGTGAAGACCAAGCTGAAGAAGCGCAAGAACCGCACTTTGTCCAACGGAGCTGCCAAGTAG